A single window of Rhodamnia argentea isolate NSW1041297 chromosome 5, ASM2092103v1, whole genome shotgun sequence DNA harbors:
- the LOC115743609 gene encoding RING finger and transmembrane domain-containing protein 2: METPSDSDVYGDTSSTTSGNGNPAARFGVQFPSLSLFQSPLSVILEYSGIIPSTPTAPESESPVLGASAGHILAESPYPDVRNGSGGEEVSIRIIGSSEAGSGVNRENSGGQIGCDDPMDIAAESDDLLLEAASTSSVNVMDSADSSRDSSYQRYDLQRVGRWIEQILPFSLLLLVVFIRQHLQGFFVTIWIAAVMFKSNDILRKQTALKGERKNYVLVSISVIFIVYVVGVYWWYRNDGVLYPLLMLPPKAIPPFWQAIFMILLNDIMVRQAAMSVKSLLLVYYKNSRGHNFRRQGQMLTLVEYTMLLYRALLPAPIWYRFFLNKDYGSLFSSLTTGLYLTFKLTSVVEKVRSFSAAVKALSHKEVHYGSHATKEQVNAAGDLCAICQEKMHAPILLQCKHIFCEECVSEWFERERTCPLCRALVRPADLQSFGDGSTSLFFQLF; encoded by the exons ATGGAAACCCCTAGTGATTCTGATGTGTACGGTGATACTTCATCCACTACTAGTGGCAACGGCAACCCTGCTGCAAGGTTTGGCGTGCAGTTCCCGTCTCTCAGCTTATTTCAGTCGCCATTATCAGTTATACTGGAGTACTCGGGTATCATCCCTTCCACACCCACTGCGCCCGAGTCGGAGAGTCCGGTTCTCGGCGCGAGTGCCGGTCACATTCTGGCGGAATCACCTTATCCTGATGTCAGAAATGGTAGCGGTGGCGAGGAGGTATCGATTCGGATTATCGGCTCTAGTGAGGCGGGGAGTGGAGTTAATAGGGAGAACAGTGGAGGGCAAATTGGGTGTGACGACCCGATGGACATTGCTGCGGAGAGTGATGATTTATTGTTGGAGGCTGCTTCTACTTCTTCAGTGAATGTCATGGATTCAGCTGATAGTTCTAGGGATTCTAGTTACCAGAGATATGATTTGCAGCGCGTTGGGAGATGGATTGAGCAGATACTCCCATTCTCATTGCTCTTGTTGGTTGTGTTCATTCGTCAGCATTTGCAAG GCTTCTTTGTGACAATATGGATTGCAGCTGTCATGTTTAAGTCGAATGATATTCTTCGGAAGCAGACTGCCCTAAAG GGAGAGAGGAAAAATTATGTTCTCGTGAGCATTTCTGTTATTTTTATAGTCTATGTGGTTGGTGTTTACTGGTGGTATCGAAATGATGGTGTGTTATATCCATTGCTCATGCTTCCTCCAAAGGCAATACCACCCTTCTGGCAAGCTATCTTCATGATCCTCCTCAATG ATATAATGGTGAGGCAGGCAGCTATGTCTGTCAAGTCTTTGCTGCTTGTTTATTACAAGAATAGCAGGGGTCATAATTTTCGTCGTCAG GGTCAAATGCTGACGCTGGTTGAATATACAATGCTGCTGTACCGAGCATTGTTGCCAGCTCCTATTTGGTATCGATTTTTCTTGAACAAAGATTATGGGAGCCTATTTTCATCTTTGACAACTGGTTTGTACTTGACATTCAAGCTAACATCTGTTGTTGAGAAG GTCCGGTCATTCTCTGCCGCGGTTAAGGCATTATCACACAAGGAAGTGCATTATGGATCTCATGCCACAAAAGAGCAG GTCAATGCTGCTGGAGACCTGTGTGCTATATGTCAGGAGAAGATGCACGCTCCAATATTGTTGCAGTGTAAACACATCTTTTGTGAGGAATGTGTTTCGGAATG GTTTGAGAGAGAAAGGACTTGCCCTCTATGCAGGGCTCTGGTTAGACCGGCAGATTTGCAGTCATTTGGGGATGGATCAACGAGTCTATTCTTCCAGTTATTTTGA
- the LOC115743612 gene encoding cytochrome b-c1 complex subunit 8, whose translation MGKQPVRMKAVVYALSPFQQKIMTGLWKDLPNKIHHKISENWISATLLLTPLVGTYAYVQNYQEKEKLEHRY comes from the exons aTGGGGAAACAGCCGGTGAGGATGAAGGCGGTGGTGTACGCGCTGTCGCCGTTCCAGCAGAAGATAATGACGGGGCTGTGGAAGGATCTGCCCAACAAGATCCACCACAAGATCTCCGAGAACTGGATCAGCGCCACTCTCCTCCTCACCCCTCTCGTCGGCACCTACGC CTATGTCCAAAACTACCAGGAAAAGGAGAAATTGGAACATAGGTATTGA
- the LOC115743610 gene encoding uncharacterized protein LOC115743610 has protein sequence MSQPSSRLIQGFLRLHRRHHQLHLPKSCPSNAHSSSHFATSTFDPFARFSSSSSLTRSIPFSNSSSSASCYAQNSCQSRAFGNFAASEIVAPSRAAHVYHRTGQALSKSSSPAELGQLRLNCYGVRHFSFKSSGNGGFAKKVFEKPAMSVLSTFSKYREALGLQVESFLRSNYLFLVGAVAVLVCALLWRIMFGIANAFVGISEGLAKYGFLALSSAIVAFAGLYLRSRLTINPDRIYRMAMRKLNTHAGILEVMGAPLTGSDLRAYVMSGSGVTFKKFKPRLRGKRCFLLFPIRGSERKGLVSVEVKKKKGQYDVKLLAVDVPMSSGPDQRLFVIGDEEEYKVGGGLISELRDPVLKAMAATKEFDHLDEIEEEEDAERELQEAEKKHREEIEKLEKAGQE, from the exons ATGTCACAACCCTCCTCGCGATTAATCCAAGGCTTTCTGAGATTGCATCGCCGCCACCATCAACTTCACCTACCGAAATCGTGCCCCAGCAACGCTCATTCCTCCTCCCACTTCGCTACTTCAACCTTTGATCCTTTCGCCcgcttctcttcctcttcttctctcacTCGCTCGATTCCTTTCTCCAATTCGTCGAGCTCAGCCTCCTGCTACGCGCAAAATTCGTGCCAATCTAGAGCATTTGGTAATTTCGCCGCGTCTGAGATAGTCGCTCCTTCAAGGGCAGCTCACGTTTATCATAGGACGGGCCAAGCTTTGTCCAAGAGTTCCTCGCCGGCTGAACTCGGTCAGTTGAGATTGAATTGTTATGGGGTCAGGCATTTCTCATTCAAAAGCTCGGGGAATGGGGGTTTTGCGAAGAAGGTTTTCGAGAAGCCAGCAATGTCGGTTCTTTCTACGTTTAGTAAATACCGGGAGGCCCTTGGGTTGCAAGTAGAGTCGTTTTTGAGGAGCAATTATTTGTTCCTCGTGGGTGCTGTAGCTGTGTTAGTGTGCGCCTTGTTGTGGAGGATCATGTTTGGGATTGCTAATGCTTTCGTTGGGATCTCTGAGGGGTTGGCAAAGTATGGGTTCCTCGCCCTTTCCTCCGCTATTGTCGCCTTTGCT GGCCTCTATTTGCGGTCAAGATTGACAATTAATCCAGATAGAATATATAGAATGGCCATGAGGAAGCTGAATACACATGCTGGAATTCTTGAGGTAATGGGGGCCCCTCTCACTGGATCAGATTTAAGAGCTTATGTGATGTCTGGTAGCGGTGTTACATTCAAAAAGTTCAAACCCAGGCTCAGAGGCAAGAGGTGTTTTCTCTTATTCCCCATACGAGGTTCTGAAAGAAAGGGCCTAGTCAGCGttgaagtgaaaaagaaaaagggccaG TATGATGTTAAGTTGTTGGCCGTCGATGTTCCGATGTCATCAGGACCCGATCAGCGGTTATTTGTAAttggtgatgaagaagaataCAAGGTTGGTGGTGGTTTGATATCTGAACTGAGAGATCCAGTTCTAAAAGCAATGGCGGCAACCAAGGAATTTGATCATCTTGATGAAATTGAGGAAGAGGAGGATGCTGAAAGAGAACTCCAGGAGGCAGAGAAGAAGCATCGCGAAGAAATCGAAAAGCTTGAGAAGGCTGGCCAAGAGTGA
- the LOC115743611 gene encoding methylesterase 17 isoform X1, with the protein MGEEVRMAETAAATASEKPAHFVLVHGIGGGAWCWYKIRSLMESSGYAVSCLDLTSAGVDPTDPNTVLTFDEYNKPLLDFLSTLPEDEQVILVGHSAGGLSVTQASGKFPGKIRAAVYVAATMLKNGVRTDQDVKDGVPDLSGFGDVHDLTFGLGPDKPPTSTTMKQEFQRSIIYQMSPLEDSTLAAMLLKPGPVTALMTAKFPEEEAEGVERVRRVYIKTAQDRVVKPEQQDSMIARWPPGEVFTLDSDHSPFFSVPFLLFGLLVKVAASCG; encoded by the exons ATGGGGGAGGAAGTGAGGATGGCGGagacagcagcagcaacagcatcAGAAAAGCCAGCCCACTTTGTGCTGGTGCACGGGATTGGAGGGGGAGCGTGGTGCTGGTACAAGATAAGGTCCCTCATGGAGAGCTCCGGCTACGCCGTCTCTTGCCTCGACCTCACCAGCGCCGGCGTCGACCCCACCGACCCCAACACCGTCCTCACCTTCGACGAGTACAACAAGCCGTTGCTGGACTTCCTGTCGACCTTACCGGAAGATGAACAG GTGATCTTGGTGGGTCACAGTGCAGGAGGGCTGAGTGTAACTCAGGCTTCAGGCAAATTCCCAGGAAAAATCAGGGCTGCTGTTTATGTGGCCGCCACAATGCTCAAGAATGGTGTCCGCACAGATCAAGACGTTAAAGAT GGAGTGCCAGATCTATCAGGATTTGGGGACGTGCACGATCTGACATTTGGGCTCGGACCCGATAAACCCCCAACAAGTACAACAATGAAGCAGGAATTTCAGCGCAGTATCATCTATCAGATGAGCCCTCTCGAG GACTCGACGCTGGCCGCGATGCTGTTGAAGCCGGGACCGGTCACGGCGCTGATGACGGCGAAGTTCCccgaggaggaggcggagggagTGGAGAGAGTGAGGCGTGTGTACATAAAGACGGCGCAGGACCGCGTGGTGAAGCCGGAGCAGCAGGACTCGATGATCGCGAGGTGGCCGCCCGGTGAGGTGTTCACGTTGGATAGCGACCACAGCCCGTTCTTCTCCGTCCCGTTCTTGCTCtttggattgctcgtcaaggtGGCCGCTTCTTGTGGATGA
- the LOC115743611 gene encoding methylesterase 17 isoform X2, producing MGEEVRMAETAAATASEKPAHFVLVHGIGGGAWCWYKIRSLMESSGYAVSCLDLTSAGVDPTDPNTVLTFDEYNKPLLDFLSTLPEDEQGVPDLSGFGDVHDLTFGLGPDKPPTSTTMKQEFQRSIIYQMSPLEDSTLAAMLLKPGPVTALMTAKFPEEEAEGVERVRRVYIKTAQDRVVKPEQQDSMIARWPPGEVFTLDSDHSPFFSVPFLLFGLLVKVAASCG from the exons ATGGGGGAGGAAGTGAGGATGGCGGagacagcagcagcaacagcatcAGAAAAGCCAGCCCACTTTGTGCTGGTGCACGGGATTGGAGGGGGAGCGTGGTGCTGGTACAAGATAAGGTCCCTCATGGAGAGCTCCGGCTACGCCGTCTCTTGCCTCGACCTCACCAGCGCCGGCGTCGACCCCACCGACCCCAACACCGTCCTCACCTTCGACGAGTACAACAAGCCGTTGCTGGACTTCCTGTCGACCTTACCGGAAGATGAACAG GGAGTGCCAGATCTATCAGGATTTGGGGACGTGCACGATCTGACATTTGGGCTCGGACCCGATAAACCCCCAACAAGTACAACAATGAAGCAGGAATTTCAGCGCAGTATCATCTATCAGATGAGCCCTCTCGAG GACTCGACGCTGGCCGCGATGCTGTTGAAGCCGGGACCGGTCACGGCGCTGATGACGGCGAAGTTCCccgaggaggaggcggagggagTGGAGAGAGTGAGGCGTGTGTACATAAAGACGGCGCAGGACCGCGTGGTGAAGCCGGAGCAGCAGGACTCGATGATCGCGAGGTGGCCGCCCGGTGAGGTGTTCACGTTGGATAGCGACCACAGCCCGTTCTTCTCCGTCCCGTTCTTGCTCtttggattgctcgtcaaggtGGCCGCTTCTTGTGGATGA
- the LOC115743728 gene encoding protein NETWORKED 4B, with protein MERTGSDKLQSSWLDTHFSSLKSPWLSENLQYMNHNFKEIMKLIDEGSGSANGVDIYDPKRPQLIALVEEIYKVYHALAKHCDQLESERHNPEPLRSGLGQGSPQLTPGTGASFSSGDGSIDISKEHYESSSFSSDSESESINCSESTYCSKVTQMNGIGQQQENGELSTDIVRKIKAHASYKELVARNIRYEEELSLLNQKLQQSENEIARLNSALEKGQTVAGHLQVKLQAAHDEIRARDASIEDLNVRALQLENWIAELQNRISDSSQKAEMLMKELEVAQGKIQKSNEDTALLTAEYDSERRQVLELQELVSGYKSDVSDRDLVIMDLRAALSESHQKLFTEKEQLLLQIATCKESQQRFEAGLKEWECRGKLLEENLRLRENEMNAMKEVHDTEKNDMQVDIRHLKESLASKDSRVEELNIDLDGLKLKYDMLVAERDGLVAQIQNLYAEATAKNDQMQQMEKHMCNLQKEQKELILGSARAQKLVGELQSRMEQLENEVNSQKVVISDGAEKKREAIRQLCFSLEHYRSGYQELRQAFLGHKRRAVQAS; from the exons ATGGAGAGAACAGGCTCAGATAAGCTGCAATCAAGTTGGTTGGATACACACTTTAGTTCTTTGAAGTCCCCATGGCTTTCAGAAAATCTTCAGT ATATGAACcacaatttcaaagaaattatgAAACTCATAGATGAAGGCAGTGGTTCGGCTAATGGGGTTGATATATATGATCCAAAAAGGCCCCAGCTGATTGCTCTAGTTGAGGAAATTTACAAAGTGTATCATGCATTAGCCAAACACTGTGATCAGTTGGAGTCGGAGAGGCATAATCCAGAACCTCTGAGATCCGGATTGGGACAGGGCTCTCCCCAATTGACTCCTGGTACAGGTGCATCTTTTAGCTCTGGTGATGGCAGCATTGACATCTCAAAGGAACATTACGAGTCATCTTCGTTTTCCTCGGACTCTGAATCAGAATCTATCAACTGCTCTGAGAGTACCTACTGCAGCAAGGTTACACAGATGAATGGCATCGGACAGCAACAGGAGAACGGTGAGCTCAGTACGGATATTGtaaggaaaataaaagcacACGCAAGCTACAAGGAACTGGTTGCTAGAAACATCCGTTATGAGGAAGAGCTAAGTCTTTTGAACCAAAAGCTCCAGCAATCAGAAAATGAAATAGCCAGATTGAATAGTGCCCTGGAGAAGGGCCAAACAGTTGCTGGTCATTTGCAGGTTAAGCTTCAAGCTGCCCACGACGAGATCAGAGCCAGAGATGCCAGCATTGAAGATTTAAATGTTCGAGCTTTGCAACTGGAGAACTGGATTGCTGAACTTCAAAATCGTATTTCAGACTCCAGCCAAAAGGCTGAAATGTTGATGAAAGAGCTTGAAGTAGCTCAAGgaaagattcagaaatcaaatGAAGATACGGCATTGCTAACGGCTGAGTATGACTCTGAGAGAAGGCAGGTGTTGGAACTGCAGGAATTGGTTTCTGGGTACAAATCTGATGTTTCTGATCGTGATCTTGTGATCATGGATTTAAGAGCTGCACTATCTGAGTCGCACCAAAAGTTGTTCACTGAGAAAGAACAATTGCTGTTACAAATAGCTACTTGCAAAGAAAGCCAACAAAGATTTGAGGCAGGATTAAAGGAGTGGGAATGTAGGGGCAAATTGTTGGAAGAGAATTTGAGGCTTCgtgaaaatgaaatgaatgcaatGAAAGAAGTGCATGATACTGAAAAGAATGATATGCAAGTCGATATCCGTCACTTGAAGGAATCACTTGCTAGTAAAGATAGCCGAGTGGAAGAGTTGAACATAGACCTTGACGGACTCAAACTGAAATATGACATGCTGGTGGCAGAGAGAGATGGGTTGGTTGCTCAGATTCAAAACTTGTACGCTGAGGCAACCGCTAAGAATGATCAGATGCAGCAAATGGAGAAGCACATGTGCAATTTGcaaaaggaacaaaaggaaCTGATCTTGGGTTCTGCGCGGGCACAGAAGCTTGTGGGGGAATTGCAATCGAGAATGGAGCAGCTAGAGAATGAGGTGAATAGTCAGAAAGTAGTGATATCGGATGGAGCTGAGAAGAAAAGGGAGGCCATACGGCAGCTTTGCTTTTCATTGGAGCATTACAGGAGCGGATATCAGGAACTTCGTCAAGCTTTTCTTGGACACAAACGACGTGCGGTCCAAGCCTCATAA